ATCCTTACCGAACGACTCCCACGGGGTAAGCGGAATGGCATCGCCAAAGCAGCCGCAGGTTTGTACTACCTTAAAAAACGCCGAGTAAAAGGTAAGGAACGCGAAGAAGATGATCAGCAGCAGCAGCCCCCAAACGGTAGTCCGGGCACGTGCGCCTATCAGCAGGGCAAAACCCATGATCATTTCGAGCGCGCAAAGTATAATGGCGATGCCTACAGCCAGGCTATCCAGAAAAGTAATGTGAAATACCTCGAAGTATTCAACCAGCTTATAGGAAAAGCCCAGTGGGTCATTCGCCTTGATTAGTCCTGAAAATATAAACAGCAGGCCAACCAGTATGCGGCATATCCAAACTAACGCGTTCTTCATTTTACTCCCAGTTTTATCAGCGCGAATACCGAATAGTTCAACATATCCTGGTAATTGGCCTTCACCCCTTCGGATGCCAGCGTTTCGCCCTGGTTGTCCTCTATCTGTTTTACACGCAGCAGTTTCATCAAAATCAGGTCGGTTAGCGAGCTAATGCGCATGTCACGCCAAGCCTCTCCGTAATCATGGTTCTTGGCAAACATCAAGTTCTTGGTTTCGTTTACATGCTCGTCAAACAAAACGCTCACCTGTTCGGCAGGCAACTCAAGCGGGGTGTCATCAGTACAATCCAGTTGCATCATGGCGATAACACAATAATTTACGATGCCGATGTATTCGCCGGTAATATCATCACCCACCTTTGATACCTTTTTTTCTTCGAGCGTGCGGATGCGCTGCGCCTTGATAAATATCTGGTCAGTAATGGATGAAATACGTAATATGCGCCAGGCAGTGCCGTAGTCGCGTGTTTTTTTAATAAAAAGATCCCGGCAAAGGGTGATAACTGCGTCGTATTCTGCTGCGGTGTTAGCCAAGGTGATGTAATGGTGCATTGTTGATACTGATAGATTGCAGAGCGCACCGTTCTCACATTGCACTTATATAGTTGCCCCATATAAGCTGTCTATCAATTAACGGATAAATACTATTTGCAAAGATATAAAGTAACTTTACATCCTCTAATGTTTGACCTACTCACCAAAAATAATGTTAAAAGATACATTTTTTAATAAAAAGGAAAGCCTCAACGCGGGCGGAAGGCTTATTGACCTGAGCACGCCAAAGGTGATGGGCATTATTAACCTTACACCCGACTCATTTTTTGCGGACAGCCGCAAACCCGCCGTTGCCGATGCCTTGCAACAGGCCGAAAGTATGCTGGCCGATGGCGCTACTTTTCTGGACCTTGGCGCTTACTCCTCGCGCCCGGGCGCTGCGGATATTAGCGTACCGGAAGAAACCGACCGCCTGATACCTGTTGTTGAAGCCATTGCTTCCGCGCTGCCGCAAGCTATTTTATCTATTGATACCTTCCGGGCGCCGGTCGCCGAGGCGGCCATAAAAGCAGGGGCGCATATTATTAATGATATATCGGGCGGGCAATTAGATGCTGATATGTTTGCTACCGTTGCCCGCTTGCAGGTGCCTTACATTTTGATGCACATGCGCGGCAATCCGCAAAATATGACTACCCTTACTGAGTATGAGGACGTGTTTGGCGAAGTGTTCGATTACTTTGTCAGCAAATACCATGAGCTGAAACAACTGGGTGTTAAAGATGTGATTTTAGACCCCGGCTTCGGCTTCGCCAAAAAAGCCGAACAAAGTTATGCCCTGCTTAACCGTATGCATGAATTTGCCACGCTTGAATTACCCGTATTGGCAGGCGTATCGCGCAAGCGCATGATCTACGGCCTGCTCGGCAATACCGCTGCCGAGGCATTGAATGGCACTACCGTATTAAATACCATCGCTTTACAAAAAGGCGCTTCTATTTTGCGGGTGCATGATGTTAAGGAGGCGGTGGAAGTGGTGAAGTTGTGGCAGGCCGTGAATGGGTAATTAATAAACCACAAAAGTACTTGTCCTAAACTTCTTTTGTGCGAACAAAAGAAGCAAAACTTAGCGTTAGCGATCTCATGAGCACCAATAAAAATAAAAAACCGCGAATAACTCGCCGGCTACGTCCTGCCCGGTGAAAGGTTATGCTTTGGCTACGCTTGTGCTACTCCGGGCATTACTGACGCCGGTTGTTGAGATTATTAATGCTTGTGCTTTTTTAGGAATGACAAACATTTTTATTTATTACAATTTGCTCCCCTTTTGAGAGGGCTGCGGAAAGGTTACTTTCGCTTACCCAACTCCATCTTCAACGTCTTCTTTGCAAACCCGTAGGTAACCGGTTTAGATATACCTGGCGAGGATCTATCCTTACCCTTCTCATCACGATAGGCAGATGGCACCCATTCGGTGCGTAACGGGCCGCAGTTTTTATGATCGTTGCTCATATATCAAATTTAAGGGATAAAAAGTCTAATCTCTACTCAATCAATCAACTTAATCAGCCATTTAGTAGGCGGTTATCTTTAAACTTTGCTATTTTCGCACCGCAATCGTTTTATAAGGTATATGGATTATCAATTTAAAGATATTGAGCAGAAATGGCAGCAGTTTTGGGCCGAAAATCAAACATTTAAGGTTGAAAACAACAGTGCGAAGCCTAAGTATTATGTAATGGACATGTTCCCTTACCCGTCAGGGGCGGGCCTGCATGTTGGGCACCCGCTGGGTTACATCGCGTCGGACATTTTTGCGCGCTACAAACGCCTGCGCGGTTTTAACGTATTGCACCCGATGGGTTACGATTCGTTTGGCTTACCTGCCGAGCAGTATGCCATACAAACCGGGCAGCATCCCTCTGTTACTACCGAAGATAACATTGCTACCTACCGCAGGCAATTGGACCAGATCGGTTTCTCGTTCGACTGGAGCCGCGAGGTACGCACCAGTTCGCCCGATTATTATAAATGGACGCAGTGGATATTTATGCAGTTGTTCAACTCCTGGTATAACAAATCTGCCGACAAGGCCGAAAGTATCGAAAAGCTGGTTCAGCATTTTGAAACATCCGGCTCCAAAGGCATTGATGCCGTAAGCGATGAAGATATCTTAACTTTTACTGCCGACGAGTGGAAGGCCCTGCCCCACAAAACACAGCAGGAAGAATTGTTAAAATACCGCCTTACCTACCTGCGCGAAAGCACCGTGAACTGGTGTGCCGCCCTGGGTACTGTTTTGGCGAACGACGAGGTAAAGGATGGCTTTAGCGAGCGTGGTGGTTACCCTGTTGAACAAAAGAAAATGATGCAGTGGAGCATGCGTATTACCGCCTATGCCGACCGCCTGTTGCAAGGTTTGGATACCATCGACTGGCCTGAACCACTTAAAGAAATGCAGCGCAACTGGATCGGTAAAAGCACAGGAGCGAGTGTGAGATTTGGTATAGATAAAACTACGCTCAAATCACCAATCACTGCCGACTATATTGAGGTTTTCACCACCCGTGTTGATACCATTTTTGGTGTTACCTTTTTGGTGATCGCACCGGAGCATGAATTGGTTGATGCCTTGACCACGCCTGCGCAAAAGGCAGACATTGATGCCTACATCACCCAAACCAAAAAGAAAAGTGAGCTTGACCGTATGGCCGATACCAAAACCGTATCGGGCGCATTTACGGGCAGCTATGTACTTAACCCATTGAACGGCGAGAAAATACCGGTTTGGATAGCTGATTACGTGTTGGCCGGTTACGGTACCGGCGCGGTAATGGCGGTGCCATCCGGCGACCAACGGGATTACTTATTCGCTAAGCACTTTAACCTGCCGATAGTACCCATTATCGATATACAAAATGTTGAAACCGAAGCCGACCCAACCAAGGAGGGCAAATACATCAACTCGGATTTCATAAACGGGTTAACCTATAAGGAAGCTACGGCTGCCGTGGTGACCAAATTGGAAGAAGCGGGCGCAGGCAAAGCAAAGGTAAACTTCAGGATGCGGGATGCCATTTTTGGCCGCCAGCGTTACTGGGGTGAGCCGGTGCCGGTATACTTTAAGGATGGTTTGCCATACCTGATCAGCGAAGCTGAATTACCGTTGCTATTACCTGAAATTGACAAATACCTGCCTACCGAAACAGGCGAGCCACCATTAGGCCGTGCAACGGATTGGAAACATCCGGAAGGTGAATATGAACTTAGCACCATGCCGGGCTGGGCAGGTTCAAGCTGGTACTGGTACCGATATATGGATACCCACAACAATCAGGTATTCGCCTCAAAAGAAGCAATTGAATACTGGAAAGACGTTGACCTGTACATTGGCGGCAGCGAGCATGCCACAGGCCACTTGCTATACAGCCGCTTTTGGAACAAATTTTTAAAGGACCTGGGGTTTGTGGTTGAAGAAGAGCCTTTTAAAAAGCTGATAAACCAGGGGATGATACAAGGCCGTAGTAACTTTGTATATCGTTTAATTGACGAAGAAGGCCGTGGCACAAACACCTTTGTGTCGCACGGATTGTTGGATCAGTATAAAACATCGCCACTGCACGTGGATGTGAATATTGTTAAGAACGACATTTTAGACTTAGATAAATTTAAAGCGTGGCGACCTGAATTTGCGGATGCAGAATTTATATTAGAGAATAACAAATACGTGTGCGGACACGAGGTAGAAAAGATGTCGAAACGTTATTATAACGTTGTTAATCCTGATGATATAGCCACTCAATACGGTGCCGACACACTGCGTATGTACGAAATGTTCCTCGGTCCGCTGGAGCAGAGCAAGCCATGGAACACCAACGGTATTGAAGGTGTGTTCAAGTTCCTGCGTAAATTCTGGCGCTTGTTTCACGATGAGCAGTGGAATTTTCGCGTAACGGATGAAGCGCCGAGCAAGCCCGAGCTGAAAGCGTTACATAAGATCATCCGCAAGGTTGAAGAAGATATTGAGCGCTTCTCGTTCAACACATCGGTATCCAGCTTCATGATAGCCGTTAACGAACTTACCGACCTGAAATGCAGTAAGCGTGCTATTTTGCAGGATCTGGTGATTATACTGGCGCCATACGCTCCGCATATCACCGAAGAGCTTTGGGCGTTGCTGGGTAATCCGGCCGGCTCCTTATCATACGCCGCTTACCCGGTGTTCAACCCGGAATATCTTGTTGAGGATGAATTTGCTTACCCGATATCCATAAACGGTAAAACAAAGATGAACCTGAACATATCGCTTAGTTTGGATCAAAAGGACGTGGAAGCCTTTGTGCTTGCAAACGCCGATGTTCAGAAATACCTTGACGGTAAAACGCCTAAAAAGCTCATCGTAGTAAAAGGAAGAATAGTAAATATTGTGGTGTAAAGCCTCACCCAAGCTCTCCTAAAAGAGAGGGGCTTTTGAAAGAAAATTTGTGTCATTTCGACGAAGGAGAAATCTATCGCTTTGCTATTGTAAGCGGACAGATTTCTCCTTCGTCGTAATGACATTTTTTTTAGGAAAATAAGTTTATCCTACTCAACCCGCTACGTTAATCCCGATCTGTTTGAGCAATAACGATGCGTTAAAGGTTTTGCATTCGCCGTGCTTAAGCTTGTAATCAAACAACATTTCGCCCTCAATTACCTGTATGTCGAAATAATAGTTGCGCACGTAAGCAGGGTACTTATCTTCGAGCCTTGCAATCTGCAAATCATGCGTTGCCACCATGCCTACCGCGTTTTTGGCTATCAGCTGCTCAATTACCGCTTTCGAGCCCAGGTATTTATCTACCGAGTTGGTACCCCGCAACATCTCATCTACCAAAAAGAAAACTTTGGGTACGGTGCCTACCGCTTTAAGCAGCATTTGTAGCCTGTCCAGTTCGGCCTTAAAGGTAGAGGTACTTTCGTTCAGCGAATCCTTAATACGCATATAGCTGAAGATATTTGCTACCGATACTTCCATAACATCCGCGCAAACCGGCGCGCCGCATAGCGCCAGCACCGTATTGATACCTATGGTACGTAAAAAGGTGCTTTTACCAGCCATGTTTGATCCGGTGATGATGTCAACCTTAAACGTATCGAGCAGCTCATAACTGTTCACTACCCTTTTGCCTGGCTGAATAAGCGGATGGCCAATATTTTTAGCGGCTAACGTGTATGCCTCTCCATCGGCAATCTGGGGCATGGCCCAGTGCGTATAATTAATATGCAGGCTCGCCAGGCTGATGAGTGCTTCATAATCAGCCAGTACCTCAAAGGCGTCGGCCAGATTTTGCTTGTTGGCACGCTTCCATTCCTCAATGGCGATGATCTGTTTTAAATCCCACAGAAAAAAGATGTTCAGCACCGCCCCTACCAGCATGTTCAACCTGCTGTTAAACTTATTTATCAGTATGGAAAGTTCCTTTATTTCTGCCGAGGTTTGTTTCTCCTTCAGCTGGTTTGATAAGCCTGCACAATAGGCTGATTGCCATTGTTCATCCTCGGCCTTTTTAAAAGCCTGCACGTATTTGCCCAGAGTAGCCCCTATTTTGCCAATCACCAGGTCCGCCTTTTTTATCTGTGCTGCACGTGATGCAACCAGTCCCAAATGCCCAAACACGGCGATAAGCCACAACAGCTTCACTCCAAAATAAGCAGATAACGCGATGGCCGCAACCGTTACAAACGGAGCCACGCGGCAATACTTTTTTATCCAGCCTTCGCCCGGCAGATCAAGCGGTATACCCAGGTATTTTACCAGGTTACTCAGCTGGGACAGGTCGGTAGTTTTGGCAAACAGCAGCAGGGCCTGCAGTTCCAGCTTCCAGTTACTTTTGCGCGATAGCTCGCGCACGGCTTCCTGACGTTGTAACATAGTTTGTTTATCAGCAGGCGCACTTAGCCAGCTTGCGAGTTTGTTATTGCCAGGCACCGTAGCCGCACGATTAATCAGATTAAATAATGACGCTTTACCGAATATATCCAGATCGGAAGTGTAAAAATGCTTATCGTTACCAAAGCGGTCGCCGTCGTCATACAGGTTGTCGTAATGCGCTATGCTCGCTACTTCATTTTCATTAATGCGCACCAGGTCGGTATAATAATCGCGTTCACGCTCAAATTCGCTTTGTCGTTTTACCAGTGCTACAAATACCAATATCAGCAGGATGGATGTAATGGCTATAACCGCAAAATTATCTATAGCTACGCCAACACTAATGCCTGCAATAAACAAGGCGAAAATGCCCAACCGCATAAGCGAATATTTATTAGCCAGCTTTTTAAAACGGTCGGCCTCCGCCTGGGCAATAGCGGCATTTTTGCGATAGGTGTTCAGTATATCCTGCATCATGGTTGAAAACAAAGCGGTAAAGTAAAGGCTTTATTTTAAAAATAACGTTATTTGTGCCGTTTTATGAAGATAACGCTTTTAACTGTCGGCAAAACTGAAGACTCCTATTTACGGGAGGGCATCGAAAAATATGTAAAGCGCCTTAAGCATTACATCAAACTGGAACTGCTCGACCTTGCGGAACTGAAGAACACCAAAGCCTTGTCGCAAGACCAGCAAAAGGCGCGCGAGGCGGAGATGATCCTTAAAAAAATCACCCCGCTTGATTATGTAATCCTACTGGATGAAAAAGGCAGCGAGCTTACCTCAACCCAGTTTGCCAATACCATAAACAAGCACATGATAGGCGCGGCAAGTCACCTGGTATTTATTGTTGGCGGGCCTTACGGTTTCGATAGTTCGGTATACCAGCGCGCTAATGATAAACTATCGCTATCGCGGATGACGTTTTCGCACCAGATGGTACGCTTGTTTTTTATTGAACAACTGTACCGGGCTTTTACAATTATCAAGGGAGAGCCATATCATCATGAATAAGTATAACTGAAACATTTGAGGCCGTTTGAGTATTAAAAAATAAATTCAGAGACCATTAATTTGCAGAAACATGGGCGCAGGGCACGATCATTCGCATCATCATCACGATCATAGCGTAAAGCTTGATCATCTGAATAAGGCATTCATTTGGGGTATAGCCCTTAACATAACCTTTGTTGTGGTTGAGGCTATAGCGGGTTTGTACAGCGGCTCTTTAGCTTTATTGACAGATGCCGGCCACAACCTGAGCGATGTTGCCAGTTTAGCATTGGCCTTACTGGCATATAAACTTACAAAAGTTAACAGTAACAAGGTGTATACTTACGGCTACAAGCGTTCAACCATACTGGTTTCCTTTTTTAACGCGGTAATATTATTTGCGGCCATCGGCGTTATTGTTTACGAGGCCATTGAGCGCTTTACCCAACCGCAAGCCATAGCCGGCGATACCATTATTTGGGTAGCGCTTACCGGCATAGCCATTAACGGCTTTACCGCCTGGCTTTTTATGAAGGATAAGGAAAAAGATCTCAACGTAAAAGGCGCCTATATGCATATGGCGATTGATGCATTGGTATCATTAGGTGTTGTGCTATCGGGCGTTGTAATTGCTTATACCGGCTGGTTTTGGCTGGATAGCGCCGTCAGCATTATTATCGCTATAGTAATATTGGTTGGTACCTGGGGACTGTTTAAAGATAGCTTGCGTTTAGAGATGGATGGCGTACCCAAGGATATGGATCTTACTGCTATTAAGGCCGAACTGTTAAAAGCCGATGGTGTAGTAGATATTCACCACGTACATGTGTGGGCCTTAAGTACTACAGAAAATGCGTTGACCGCCCACCTGGTTATTACCCCGGAAGCTGTTGACCGTTTTGATAAAATTAAACATGACCTGCGGCACCGGCTGGAGCACCTGGACATAAACCACAGCACCTTTGAGCCGGAGTTTAGCGAAAAGAAATGCGACGAACCGCAATGCTGCTAAATTAAATAGCCGCCGCCGATATTATCAGCAGCGGCTATTTTAATAAGTTATCAATTACTCAGCCTTTTTTGCTTTTGCTTTTTTGACTTTTGGTTTTTCTTCTGCGGCAGCCTCAACACCTTCGTTTTCTGCTTCAGCTACGGGCGCTTCTTCAGTAACCGGTTCTGCGGCGGTTGGCTCAGCCTCGTTGAATTGCGGCAGATCTTTCAGGAGGTTAAACCATGATACGATCTTTTTCATATCTGAAGCATAAACCTTATCCTCATCATGATCAGGCGCTACTTCTCTGAAATATTCGCGCAGCTTTTTACCATCGGCCTTTGCATCCGGCGGAGTTCCCGCCGTTTTCATACGCTCAAAAATATCTTTAAGCTTAATATCATCATCCAAACCAAAAACGGTAATCTCCTCTAAAGCCGCCAGTTTAGCGGTTGATAGGTTGGCTACCAGTTTAGTTTTTTGCGCATCAAGGCTTTCCAGTATAAAACCGGTTTTGTTTTGCGCCAGGGCTTTCCATAAACCCGGCTTGCCTGATACCGCTACTATTCCGTATAAATTCATATGTTGGTGATTGGAGATCGGAGATTAGTGATTAGTAGTTGGAGATTGGTAGTTTGTACTTTAATTACTGATCACTGACCACTAACCTCTGATCACTAAATTATTCCTCTATTACTTCAATAGTTGTTATTTTATCGCCCTGGCGGATGTCGTCAACTACGTCAACGTTCTCTATAACTTTACCAAAGCAGGTATGGTTACGATCAAGGTGCGCGGTGTTTGTGCGGCTGTGGCAGATAAAAAATTGTGAGCTGCCGGTGTTACGGCCCGCGTGTGCCATTGAAAGTACACCACGATCATGGTATTGATTTTCGCCGGTCAATTCGCAATCAATATGGTAACCTGCACCGCCGGTACCTGCCCTGTTAGCTGTTGCTGCGTCTTTTGAGAACGGGCAGCCACCCTGTACCACAAAGTTAGGGATAACACGGTGAAAGGCTATACCATCATAAAAGCCCTCTTTGGCCAGTTTTTTAAAATTAGCTACTGTATTAGGTGCATCATTGTCGTAAAACTCTACGGTCATGTTACCCTTTTCGGTTTTAATTATCGCTTTACTCATCTCTTTACTAAATAGTTTGCAAAGGTAGTAAAAAAGGGGGAAGGGTAAAGAGGTGAAAACGGAAAGGTGGTTGTTAAAGGCGAAAGCTGAAAGGCAAAAGCGGAAAGACCAAAACAAATACAATGACTATTGCCCAATGACTAATGACCACCAACAATTGACAATCAAATTATTCGTTACATTTGAATATGAACGCACGCCAAAAAAAGCTTTCACCTTTCTGCTTTCCCCTTTCAGCTTTCACCCTTCGCCTTTCGCCTTTCATCTTTAAGTTTTCTGCTATAATCGTATTTCTGCTTTCTGATTTCAGCTTAAACATAGCCAAGGCGTCATCATTGCTTATACCGATGGATGAGGAGCAGAAGGATCATCTAAAATCATACGGAATAGCTTTTTGGATTTTGCAAAACGGCGGCGAGGTTAACTGGTTGCTTAATTACCGTGGCGGCAGTTTTATGATGGCTTACAGCCAGAAAACCGAGGCTGAATGCAAAATTCGCGGCGTAAGCTACCAAGTTATTGCCGATGCAGCAGCAACCGGCATACTTAGCGAGGTGAGCGATCCATCAGTCAATATGGATGTGGTTAAGCTGCAAAAGCCACCCAAGATAGCGGTGTACTCGCCCAAGAGTAAACTACCGTGGGATGATGCCGTTACCATGGTGCTTAAATATGCCGAGATACCCTATACCGTTATTTATGATGAGGAGGTTATTAAAGGCGAGCTGCCCAAGTATGACTGGCTTCACCTGCACCACGAGGACTTCACCGGTCAGTTCAGCAAATTTTACGGCGCCTACCGGTATGAGCAATGGTACGTTAATGATGTAACCACGCAGCAGGCCACGGCGAAAAAGCTGGGCTTTAACAAAGTGTCCAAAATGAAGCTGGCCGTGGCGCAAAATATACAGAACTTTTGCGCCGGTGGCGGTTTTTTATTTGCCATGTGCGCCGGTACCGATACATTCGACATAGCGCTATCTGCCGCCGGGACAGATATTTGCGAGGCGATGTTTGATGGCGACGGTGCTGACCGAGCCGCACAAAGCAAGCTGGATTTCAGCAAAACTTTCGCCTTTCAGAATTTCAGGCTGGATATGAACCCGATCTCGCACCAGTTCAGCAATATTGATGTGAGCCAAACGCGGATGGTTGAGCGGAGCAAGGACTTTTTTACTTTATTTGATTTTTCGGCAAAGTATGATGTGGTTCCCAGCATGCTGACGCAAAACCATGATAAAGTGATCAAAGGCTTTATGGGCCTCACTACCGCTTACAACAAAGGTGTGCTAAAGCCCGGCGTTACCATTATGGGCGAAATGAAAACCGCTAACGAAGCCCGCTACATACACGGCGAATATGGCAAAGGCCAATGGACATTTTACGGTGGCCACGATCCGGAAGATTACCAGCACGCCGTAGGTGACCCACCAACCGACCTGAAACTACATCCTAACTCGCCAGGTTACCGATTAATCCTGAATAATGTGCTATTTCCGGCAGCGAATAAGAAGAAGCAAAAGACATAGTGGAGTGAGAGTCAGGAGTTAAGAAGTAAGAGTTAAGACAAATATTCATTAAATCTTCTTAACTTTTGATTCTTAATTCTTGAATCTTAAGAAAATCTATTGAAAGAACGTCCAGCTAACACCCAGCTTCAGCAACGCATCCTGCATTGGGTAGCGGTTAACGGTATAAAAACCTTTGCTGAACAGTCCCTGGTTTACGTAATCGTACTGTACAAATATGTTTACATGGTCAATAGTGCCTTTGAAAAAGGCGGTGGCTATTGGGTACGAGCTAAAAGTCACGTCAGGCCCGTTGTAAAACTGGCCTAATCCTACCGCGTATGATGGCGCTACGTAGCGCGTATTATATCGCACACTTACACCCAGGTTATTATACAGCACTTTAAACCAGGTAGACGTAAAGTAAAGGCTACCGTAGGCGTAAATTTCAGGCGTACGTAACAGATCCTGATAATCGGTTTTCTGGTAAACGCCATAAGCATCCAGATGCCATTTTCGCCAGCTGAGATTTTTACCCAGGCTCACCTTAATCATGTTGATCGGCGTACTTAATTGTGCAGGTTGTACATCATTACCCCCGGATGGCGCTATGAAAT
This Mucilaginibacter defluvii DNA region includes the following protein-coding sequences:
- a CDS encoding MutS-related protein is translated as MMQDILNTYRKNAAIAQAEADRFKKLANKYSLMRLGIFALFIAGISVGVAIDNFAVIAITSILLILVFVALVKRQSEFERERDYYTDLVRINENEVASIAHYDNLYDDGDRFGNDKHFYTSDLDIFGKASLFNLINRAATVPGNNKLASWLSAPADKQTMLQRQEAVRELSRKSNWKLELQALLLFAKTTDLSQLSNLVKYLGIPLDLPGEGWIKKYCRVAPFVTVAAIALSAYFGVKLLWLIAVFGHLGLVASRAAQIKKADLVIGKIGATLGKYVQAFKKAEDEQWQSAYCAGLSNQLKEKQTSAEIKELSILINKFNSRLNMLVGAVLNIFFLWDLKQIIAIEEWKRANKQNLADAFEVLADYEALISLASLHINYTHWAMPQIADGEAYTLAAKNIGHPLIQPGKRVVNSYELLDTFKVDIITGSNMAGKSTFLRTIGINTVLALCGAPVCADVMEVSVANIFSYMRIKDSLNESTSTFKAELDRLQMLLKAVGTVPKVFFLVDEMLRGTNSVDKYLGSKAVIEQLIAKNAVGMVATHDLQIARLEDKYPAYVRNYYFDIQVIEGEMLFDYKLKHGECKTFNASLLLKQIGINVAG
- a CDS encoding peptidylprolyl isomerase; its protein translation is MSKAIIKTEKGNMTVEFYDNDAPNTVANFKKLAKEGFYDGIAFHRVIPNFVVQGGCPFSKDAATANRAGTGGAGYHIDCELTGENQYHDRGVLSMAHAGRNTGSSQFFICHSRTNTAHLDRNHTCFGKVIENVDVVDDIRQGDKITTIEVIEE
- the rlmH gene encoding 23S rRNA (pseudouridine(1915)-N(3))-methyltransferase RlmH, with the translated sequence MKITLLTVGKTEDSYLREGIEKYVKRLKHYIKLELLDLAELKNTKALSQDQQKAREAEMILKKITPLDYVILLDEKGSELTSTQFANTINKHMIGAASHLVFIVGGPYGFDSSVYQRANDKLSLSRMTFSHQMVRLFFIEQLYRAFTIIKGEPYHHE
- a CDS encoding DUF5606 domain-containing protein, which codes for MNLYGIVAVSGKPGLWKALAQNKTGFILESLDAQKTKLVANLSTAKLAALEEITVFGLDDDIKLKDIFERMKTAGTPPDAKADGKKLREYFREVAPDHDEDKVYASDMKKIVSWFNLLKDLPQFNEAEPTAAEPVTEEAPVAEAENEGVEAAAEEKPKVKKAKAKKAE
- the folP gene encoding dihydropteroate synthase, giving the protein MLKDTFFNKKESLNAGGRLIDLSTPKVMGIINLTPDSFFADSRKPAVADALQQAESMLADGATFLDLGAYSSRPGAADISVPEETDRLIPVVEAIASALPQAILSIDTFRAPVAEAAIKAGAHIINDISGGQLDADMFATVARLQVPYILMHMRGNPQNMTTLTEYEDVFGEVFDYFVSKYHELKQLGVKDVILDPGFGFAKKAEQSYALLNRMHEFATLELPVLAGVSRKRMIYGLLGNTAAEALNGTTVLNTIALQKGASILRVHDVKEAVEVVKLWQAVNG
- a CDS encoding cation diffusion facilitator family transporter encodes the protein MGAGHDHSHHHHDHSVKLDHLNKAFIWGIALNITFVVVEAIAGLYSGSLALLTDAGHNLSDVASLALALLAYKLTKVNSNKVYTYGYKRSTILVSFFNAVILFAAIGVIVYEAIERFTQPQAIAGDTIIWVALTGIAINGFTAWLFMKDKEKDLNVKGAYMHMAIDALVSLGVVLSGVVIAYTGWFWLDSAVSIIIAIVILVGTWGLFKDSLRLEMDGVPKDMDLTAIKAELLKADGVVDIHHVHVWALSTTENALTAHLVITPEAVDRFDKIKHDLRHRLEHLDINHSTFEPEFSEKKCDEPQCC
- the leuS gene encoding leucine--tRNA ligase; translated protein: MDYQFKDIEQKWQQFWAENQTFKVENNSAKPKYYVMDMFPYPSGAGLHVGHPLGYIASDIFARYKRLRGFNVLHPMGYDSFGLPAEQYAIQTGQHPSVTTEDNIATYRRQLDQIGFSFDWSREVRTSSPDYYKWTQWIFMQLFNSWYNKSADKAESIEKLVQHFETSGSKGIDAVSDEDILTFTADEWKALPHKTQQEELLKYRLTYLRESTVNWCAALGTVLANDEVKDGFSERGGYPVEQKKMMQWSMRITAYADRLLQGLDTIDWPEPLKEMQRNWIGKSTGASVRFGIDKTTLKSPITADYIEVFTTRVDTIFGVTFLVIAPEHELVDALTTPAQKADIDAYITQTKKKSELDRMADTKTVSGAFTGSYVLNPLNGEKIPVWIADYVLAGYGTGAVMAVPSGDQRDYLFAKHFNLPIVPIIDIQNVETEADPTKEGKYINSDFINGLTYKEATAAVVTKLEEAGAGKAKVNFRMRDAIFGRQRYWGEPVPVYFKDGLPYLISEAELPLLLPEIDKYLPTETGEPPLGRATDWKHPEGEYELSTMPGWAGSSWYWYRYMDTHNNQVFASKEAIEYWKDVDLYIGGSEHATGHLLYSRFWNKFLKDLGFVVEEEPFKKLINQGMIQGRSNFVYRLIDEEGRGTNTFVSHGLLDQYKTSPLHVDVNIVKNDILDLDKFKAWRPEFADAEFILENNKYVCGHEVEKMSKRYYNVVNPDDIATQYGADTLRMYEMFLGPLEQSKPWNTNGIEGVFKFLRKFWRLFHDEQWNFRVTDEAPSKPELKALHKIIRKVEEDIERFSFNTSVSSFMIAVNELTDLKCSKRAILQDLVIILAPYAPHITEELWALLGNPAGSLSYAAYPVFNPEYLVEDEFAYPISINGKTKMNLNISLSLDQKDVEAFVLANADVQKYLDGKTPKKLIVVKGRIVNIVV
- a CDS encoding asparagine synthetase B, with the translated sequence MDEEQKDHLKSYGIAFWILQNGGEVNWLLNYRGGSFMMAYSQKTEAECKIRGVSYQVIADAAATGILSEVSDPSVNMDVVKLQKPPKIAVYSPKSKLPWDDAVTMVLKYAEIPYTVIYDEEVIKGELPKYDWLHLHHEDFTGQFSKFYGAYRYEQWYVNDVTTQQATAKKLGFNKVSKMKLAVAQNIQNFCAGGGFLFAMCAGTDTFDIALSAAGTDICEAMFDGDGADRAAQSKLDFSKTFAFQNFRLDMNPISHQFSNIDVSQTRMVERSKDFFTLFDFSAKYDVVPSMLTQNHDKVIKGFMGLTTAYNKGVLKPGVTIMGEMKTANEARYIHGEYGKGQWTFYGGHDPEDYQHAVGDPPTDLKLHPNSPGYRLILNNVLFPAANKKKQKT
- a CDS encoding DUF1599 domain-containing protein; amino-acid sequence: MHHYITLANTAAEYDAVITLCRDLFIKKTRDYGTAWRILRISSITDQIFIKAQRIRTLEEKKVSKVGDDITGEYIGIVNYCVIAMMQLDCTDDTPLELPAEQVSVLFDEHVNETKNLMFAKNHDYGEAWRDMRISSLTDLILMKLLRVKQIEDNQGETLASEGVKANYQDMLNYSVFALIKLGVK